AGTTCTTCCTGTCGCAGGAAGTCACCGGCAAGGACAAGGCGCTGGAGCAGCTCAATGCCAAGATCGCGCAGTTGAACGACCTGCTGTCGCTGGAAAAACTTTCCGGGCTCAACCTCAATGACCAGCTCTCACAGGCGCGCGCCGGGCTGGCCTCGATGGAATCCGAGCGCGATCGCATCAAGGGACTCTATGACGGACTCGCCGGCGCCGGCAGCAACGCCGAAGGCCGTGCCACCGAACTCAACAAGGCGCTCGATTCCGAAAAGCAGGTTTCGTCGCGCGCGCTGGCGCAGATCGAGGTGCTGAACCAGCAGATCAGCGCGCTGCGCCGCCAGCTCGCCGCGCTTGAGGAAGCGCTCGACGCCTCGGAGAAGCGCGACAAGGAATCCCAGGGCCGCATTGCCGATCTGGGATCGCGGTTGAACGTGGCGCTGGCGCAGCGGGTGCAGGAATTGTCGCGCTACCGTTCAGAATTCTTCGGCCGCCTGCGCGCCATTCTGGGCAACCGGCCGGATATCCGCATTGTCGGCGACCGCTTCGTGTTCCAGTCGGAAGTGTTCTTCGATACCGGACAGGCGCTGCTGCTGCCCGAAGGCAAGGCCGAACTCGACAAGCTCGCCACCGCACTGATCGATCTGGACAAGCAGATCCCGAGCGAAATCGCCTGGGTGCTGCGGGTCGATGGCCACACCGACGTGCGGCCGATCAACAGCCCCTTGTTCAAGTCGAACTGGGAATTGTCGTCGGCGCGTGCCATTTCGGTGGTGCAATACCTGGTCTCGCTCGGCGTCCCCGCGCAGCGCCTGGTCGCGGCCGGTTTTGCCGAGTTCCAGCCGCTGGATACGGCGCCGACCGAAGAGGCCTACAAGCGCAACCGCCGCATCGAGCTGAAGCTAACGGAACGCTAGTGGCGCGCGGGTTTCACTTACGCCCCTATCGTCCTCAAGACGAAGACGCGGCCATCGCCCTGTGGCTGCGGACCTGGCAGTTGGCCTATCCCTCGATCGACTTCGCGGCCCGGGTGGCGTGGTGGCGCGAGCGTTGGCGCAACGAGTTGGTGCCGAACGCCGATATCATCGTCGCTGAAGAGAAAGAGACACAGATCGGCTTCGTCACCATCGACAGGCAAGGTTATCTCGACCAGCTCGTGGTCAGCCCCGATCACTGGGGCTCGCCACTCGCCACCGCGCTGGTCGACGAAGCCAAGCGGCTGTCGCCCGGCGGCGTCACGCTGAAGGTCAACGCCGACAATTACAGGGCCATCCGTTTCTACGAACGCAACGGATTTGCGCATGACGGCGAGGATGTGAACCCGACGTCAAAACGGCTGATCCTGAAGATGGCATGGAAGCCGTGATAACGCCGTCATTGCGACGACCCAACGGGCGCCCCGCGCCGATCTTCAAATCCCCTCGAACTGCAGCCGCGCCAGCCTTGCATAGAGGCCGTTGGCCGCGACCAGCTCGGCGTGGGTGCCCTGCTCGACGATGCGGCCCTGGTCCATCACCATGATGCGGTCGCAGGATAATACGGTGGCAAGCCGGTGCGCGATCACCAGCGTGGTGCGGTGACGCATCAATTCCTCCAGCGCGGTCTGCACCAGGGTTTCACTTTCCGCATCCAGCGCCGAGGTGGCTTCGTCGAGCAGCAACAGCGGCGCATCGCGCAGGATCGCGCGCGCAATCGCGATACGCTGGCGCTGGCCGCCGGAGAGCGTCACGCCGCGCTCGCCGAGCTGGGCCTCAAAGCCGCCGGGCAGCCGGCGCAGGAATTCGGTGGCATGGGCGAGGTCCGCGGCGCGCTCGACCTCGGCATCGCTGGCGTCGGGCCTGCCGAAGCGGATGTTTTCGCGCGCAGTCGCGGCGAACACCACCGAGTCCTGCGGCACCAGCGCCATGCGCGCGCGCAACTCGCTGGGATCAGTCGACCTGATCGCCACGCCGTCGAGTGAAATCGCGCCGCTTGCCGGATCGTAGAACCGCAGCAGCAGATGAAACAGCGTGCTCTTGCCGGCACCTGACGGCCCGACGATTGCGACCTTTTCGCCGGCGCGGACCGACAGCGTGACGCCGTCGACCGCCAGCACGTCGGGCCGGGTCGGATAGGCGAAGCTGACATTGTCAAAACCAACGTCGCCGCGCGCCGGCACCGGCAGTGCGAGCGGCCGCGGCGGCGCCGCGATCTGCGATTTGACGTGCAGGATCTCGAACAGCCGCTCGGCGGCGCCGGAGGCGGCCGAGACTTCACCCCAGACCTCGCTGAGCTGTCCGAGCGCGCTGGCGGCAAAGGCTGCGTACAACACGAACTGGCCGAGCCGGCCGGGCGTGATCGCGCCGGTCAGCACGTCATGCGAGCCGACCCACAGGATCGCGACGACGCTGGAGAACACGATGAAGATGATGATCAGCGTGAGGATCGAACGTGCCCGGGTCGATGTCCGCGCCGCCTCATAGGCCTGTTCGACATCGCCGCCGAACCGTGCATTGGCCAGCCGTTCGCCGGTAAAGGCCTGTACCGTCCGGATCGCCCCGAGCAGTTCGGAGGCGTACGACGTCGCATCCGCCAGCGTATCCTGGGCGTTGCGCGACAGCCGCCGCACCCAGCGCCCGAACGCCACCAGCGGGATCACGATGACCGGGATCGCCAGCAGCACGAAGCCGGACAGTTTCGGGCTGGTGATCACCATCATGGTGGCGGCGCCGATGAACAGCATCAGATTGCGCAGCGCGATCGATACCGAGGCGCCGACCGCGGATTTGATCTGGGTGGTATCGGCGGTCAGCCGCGACACCAGTTCGCCCGAGCGCGCGGAATCGAAGAACGCGGGCGACAGCGAGATCAGATGCGCGAACACATCGCGTCGGAGATCGGCGACGATGCGCTCGCCGATCGTCATCACCAGATAGAACCGCGACGCGCTGGCGCCGGCCAGCACCGCGACGACGGCGATCATGACGCTGAAATAGCTATTGATCAGGGCGATGCCTTCGGGGCTAAAGCCGAAGTCGATCATGCGCCTCGCCGCCACCGGCACCACCAGGGTGGTGATCGCCGCCACCGTCAGCGAGACGAAGGCGAGAAAAGCCCGCCCCCGGTAGCGCGCGACATAGGGCGCCAACGCCAATAGCGGGCGCAGCCTGGCGCCGGTCCGGGCCGGCGACTCGGTCAGCCGGGCTTCGATGAAGGCCTCTTCCTCGAGCAGCGCATCCCGCCGCGGCGGCTTAACTCCGCTGACGTCTTCAAGCTGTTCCGCTGCGCTCATGAAATCCGACCTGTTTTGTCGCCCCCAGATAGGCCCCGCGGCCCCCGCTGGCAAATCCGGGAGATTCCCAATCAGGGCATCTACGTAGCTTGTTTTGGCGGGCTTACTGCGTTATAGAACCGCCAAATCCCGTATCTCCTGACATTAGAGCTGGGCGCCGGCGCGCCAAAGGATATGCCATGAAAGCCGAAATTCACCCGAATTATCATACGATTACGGTCGTGATGACCGACGGGACCGAGTACCTGACCCGCTCCACCTGGGGCAAGGAAGGCGACAAACTCAACCTCGACATCGACTCCAAGTCGCATCCGGCCTGGACCGGCGGCTCGCAGCAGCTGCTCGACCGCGGCGGCCGCGTCTCGCGCTTCCAGAAGAAGTTTTCGGGCTTCCTCAAGAAGGACTGAGGGCTTCAGCCCCGCTCTTTCCGGCCCAGAAATGCAAAACGCCCCGGTTTTCCGGGGCGTTTTTTGTTGGCTTTCACTGCTGTCATTCCGGGATGGTGCGTTAGCACCAGACCCGGAATGACAATTCCGATTACTGCTCGAACGCGGCCTTGAGCCGGTTGAGCTGCGGCACCAGCGGATTGCCGATCGGGGCGCGCTCGGCGGGAGCTGCATGGATGCTGATATCGAGCCGGCGCACCCGCGACTGCAGGTTCACCGAGCGCGTG
The Bradyrhizobium sp. KBS0727 genome window above contains:
- a CDS encoding GNAT family N-acetyltransferase; this translates as MARGFHLRPYRPQDEDAAIALWLRTWQLAYPSIDFAARVAWWRERWRNELVPNADIIVAEEKETQIGFVTIDRQGYLDQLVVSPDHWGSPLATALVDEAKRLSPGGVTLKVNADNYRAIRFYERNGFAHDGEDVNPTSKRLILKMAWKP
- a CDS encoding ABC transporter ATP-binding protein/permease — encoded protein: MSAAEQLEDVSGVKPPRRDALLEEEAFIEARLTESPARTGARLRPLLALAPYVARYRGRAFLAFVSLTVAAITTLVVPVAARRMIDFGFSPEGIALINSYFSVMIAVVAVLAGASASRFYLVMTIGERIVADLRRDVFAHLISLSPAFFDSARSGELVSRLTADTTQIKSAVGASVSIALRNLMLFIGAATMMVITSPKLSGFVLLAIPVIVIPLVAFGRWVRRLSRNAQDTLADATSYASELLGAIRTVQAFTGERLANARFGGDVEQAYEAARTSTRARSILTLIIIFIVFSSVVAILWVGSHDVLTGAITPGRLGQFVLYAAFAASALGQLSEVWGEVSAASGAAERLFEILHVKSQIAAPPRPLALPVPARGDVGFDNVSFAYPTRPDVLAVDGVTLSVRAGEKVAIVGPSGAGKSTLFHLLLRFYDPASGAISLDGVAIRSTDPSELRARMALVPQDSVVFAATARENIRFGRPDASDAEVERAADLAHATEFLRRLPGGFEAQLGERGVTLSGGQRQRIAIARAILRDAPLLLLDEATSALDAESETLVQTALEELMRHRTTLVIAHRLATVLSCDRIMVMDQGRIVEQGTHAELVAANGLYARLARLQFEGI
- a CDS encoding peptidoglycan -binding protein is translated as MALARSRRNESGFNYWPGFVDALSTLVLSIVFLLSVFLVVQFFLSQEVTGKDKALEQLNAKIAQLNDLLSLEKLSGLNLNDQLSQARAGLASMESERDRIKGLYDGLAGAGSNAEGRATELNKALDSEKQVSSRALAQIEVLNQQISALRRQLAALEEALDASEKRDKESQGRIADLGSRLNVALAQRVQELSRYRSEFFGRLRAILGNRPDIRIVGDRFVFQSEVFFDTGQALLLPEGKAELDKLATALIDLDKQIPSEIAWVLRVDGHTDVRPINSPLFKSNWELSSARAISVVQYLVSLGVPAQRLVAAGFAEFQPLDTAPTEEAYKRNRRIELKLTER
- the rpmE gene encoding 50S ribosomal protein L31, producing the protein MKAEIHPNYHTITVVMTDGTEYLTRSTWGKEGDKLNLDIDSKSHPAWTGGSQQLLDRGGRVSRFQKKFSGFLKKD